One Ursus arctos isolate Adak ecotype North America unplaced genomic scaffold, UrsArc2.0 scaffold_15, whole genome shotgun sequence genomic region harbors:
- the CAPSL gene encoding calcyphosin-like protein → MAGTARHDREMAIQAKKKLTTATDPIEKLRLQCLARGSAGIKGLGRVFRIMDDNNNRTLDFKEFVKGLNDYAVVMEKEEAEELFRRFDKDGNGTIDFNEFLLTLRPPMSRARKEVIMQAFRKLDKTGDGVITIEDLREVYNAKHHPKYQNGEWTEEQVFRKFLDNFDSPYDKDGLVTPEEFMNYYAGVSASIDTDVYFIVMMRTAWKL, encoded by the exons ATGGCGGGGACAGCACGCCATGATCGAGAGATGGCAATCCAGGCCAAGAAAAAGCTCACCACGGCCACCGACCCCATCGAAAAACTCCGACTGCAGTGCCTGGCCAGGGGCTCCGCAGGCATCAAAGGACTTGGCAG aGTGTTTCGAATTATGGATGACAATAACAACCGAACCCTTGACTTCAAAGAATTTGTGAAAGGGCTAAATGATTATGCCGTGGTCATggaaaaggaagaggcagaagagcTCTTCCGGAGGTTTGATAAAGATGGAAACGGAACAATAGACTTCAATGAATTTCTTCTTACATTAAGA CCTCCAATGTCTAGAGCCAGGAAAGAGGTAATTATGCAAGCTTTTAGGAAGTTAGATAAGACCGGAGATGGAGTTATAACAATTGAAGATCTTCGTGAGGTGTATAATGCGAAACACCATCCTAAGTACCAAAATGGAGAATGGACCGAGGAGCAAGTATTCAGGAAATTCCTGGATAACTTTGATTCACCCTATGACAAAGATGGATTG GTGACCCCCGAGGAGTTTATGAACTACTATGCAGGGGTGAGCGCATCCATTGACACAGATGTGTATTTCATTGTCATGATGAGAACCGCCTGGAAGCTCTAA